A single genomic interval of Mycobacterium sp. DL592 harbors:
- the trxA gene encoding thioredoxin — protein MSEDSSTVTVSDDSFADDVLGSNTPVLVDFWATWCGPCRMVAPVLEEIATEKAGSLTVAKLDVDANPATARDFQVVSIPTLILFKNGEPVKRIVGAKGKAALLREIADHV, from the coding sequence ATGAGCGAAGACAGCAGCACCGTAACCGTTTCCGACGACTCCTTCGCCGATGACGTCCTGGGCAGCAATACCCCTGTGCTGGTTGACTTTTGGGCCACCTGGTGCGGACCGTGCCGCATGGTGGCACCGGTGCTCGAGGAGATCGCGACCGAGAAGGCCGGCTCCCTGACCGTGGCCAAGCTCGACGTCGACGCCAACCCGGCGACGGCACGCGACTTTCAGGTGGTGTCCATTCCGACACTGATCCTGTTCAAGAACGGCGAGCCGGTGAAGCGGATCGTCGGCGCCAAAGGCAAGGCTGCCCTGCTGCGGGAGATCGCCGACCACGTCTAG
- the rsmG gene encoding 16S rRNA (guanine(527)-N(7))-methyltransferase RsmG, producing MKHAGAPPPPAAAADVFGDRLELARRYADLLTGPGVERGLIGPREVDRIWDRHILNSAAVAELLDRDARIADIGSGAGLPGLPIAIARPDIHVALVEPMLRRTEFLTQAVQELGVAAEVVRGRAEEPGVRAAVGGADAVVSRAVASLDKLVRWSFPLLRPGGRMLALKGERAEEEVVEAERAMASLGATDIRVVRCGVSYSSPPVTVVIAVRGERAPGRRRPTRTAERRRP from the coding sequence GTGAAACATGCGGGCGCACCGCCGCCTCCCGCCGCCGCCGCGGACGTATTCGGCGACCGGCTGGAGTTGGCGCGGCGGTATGCGGATCTGCTCACCGGACCCGGAGTCGAGCGCGGGCTGATCGGACCCCGCGAGGTCGACAGGATCTGGGACCGGCACATCCTCAATAGCGCTGCCGTTGCGGAGCTGCTTGACCGGGATGCCCGGATCGCGGATATCGGTAGCGGCGCCGGCCTGCCCGGTTTGCCGATTGCGATCGCCCGCCCAGACATTCATGTCGCGCTCGTCGAGCCGATGCTGCGCCGCACCGAGTTCCTCACCCAAGCCGTCCAAGAGCTCGGCGTCGCGGCGGAGGTCGTCCGTGGCCGCGCCGAAGAGCCGGGTGTGCGCGCAGCGGTCGGCGGCGCCGACGCCGTGGTGTCACGTGCCGTGGCTTCGTTGGACAAGCTGGTTCGGTGGAGCTTCCCGCTGCTGCGCCCCGGGGGCCGGATGCTGGCCCTGAAGGGGGAGCGCGCGGAGGAAGAAGTCGTTGAGGCCGAGCGGGCGATGGCCTCGCTAGGCGCAACCGATATCAGGGTGGTGAGATGTGGCGTGAGCTATTCGAGTCCGCCCGTCACCGTGGTGATCGCGGTACGGGGGGAGCGGGCACCGGGCCGACGGCGGCCGACGCGAACAGCGGAGAGAAGAAGACCATGA
- a CDS encoding ParB/RepB/Spo0J family partition protein, with protein MTQPSRRKGGLGRGLASLIPTSPADGGPRMGDAAADAVFGVAPSDTDSVGAVYREIDPSAIEPNPKQPRQVFDEEALAELVHSIREFGLMQPIVVRAVPGAAPGEPARYQLVMGERRWRAAQQAGLATIPAIVRETAEDNLLRDALLENIHRVQLNPLEEAAAYQQLLEEFDVTHDELASRIGRSRPVISNMIRLLRLPIAVQRRVAAGVLSAGHARALLALEAGPEAQEELAARIVAEGLSVRATEEAVTLANRGDGKAPAQPRRKPIQMPGLQEVAERLSGTFDTRVMVSLGKRKGKIVVEFGSVEDLQRIVGMMDPSAG; from the coding sequence ATGACGCAGCCATCGCGGCGCAAGGGCGGCCTCGGCCGCGGGTTGGCATCACTGATCCCCACCAGCCCGGCTGACGGCGGTCCGCGGATGGGTGACGCGGCGGCCGACGCAGTGTTCGGCGTGGCACCCAGCGACACCGACAGCGTCGGTGCCGTCTACCGCGAGATCGACCCGTCGGCCATCGAGCCGAACCCCAAACAGCCCCGGCAGGTCTTCGACGAAGAGGCTCTGGCCGAGCTCGTCCATTCGATCCGCGAGTTCGGGCTGATGCAGCCGATCGTCGTGCGCGCGGTTCCCGGCGCGGCACCCGGCGAGCCGGCCCGCTACCAGCTGGTGATGGGGGAGCGGCGCTGGCGTGCGGCCCAGCAGGCCGGGCTGGCGACCATCCCGGCCATCGTCCGCGAGACGGCCGAAGACAATCTGCTGCGCGACGCGCTCCTGGAGAACATCCACCGGGTTCAGCTCAACCCACTGGAAGAGGCGGCGGCATACCAGCAGCTGCTCGAGGAGTTCGACGTGACACACGACGAACTCGCATCCCGGATCGGCCGGTCGCGTCCGGTGATCTCGAACATGATCCGCTTGCTCCGGTTGCCGATCGCCGTACAGCGACGGGTCGCCGCCGGGGTGCTCTCCGCCGGGCACGCGCGGGCGTTGCTCGCGCTGGAAGCCGGCCCCGAGGCGCAGGAGGAGTTGGCCGCGCGGATCGTCGCCGAGGGTTTGTCGGTCCGAGCCACCGAAGAGGCGGTCACGCTGGCCAACCGGGGCGACGGCAAGGCACCGGCGCAGCCGCGTCGCAAGCCGATCCAGATGCCGGGACTGCAGGAGGTCGCCGAGCGGCTCTCCGGAACCTTCGATACCCGGGTGATGGTGAGCCTGGGCAAGCGCAAGGGCAAGATCGTTGTCGAGTTCGGCTCGGTGGAGGACTTGCAGCGAATCGTCGGCATGATGGACCCATCTGCGGGCTGA
- a CDS encoding acetyltransferase produces MSVRIKPLRLDGFEQLPKHARRCVFWEVDPATLDTGHYLPDPEFEKEAWLSMVMLEWGSCGQVAAAAPAEGGDADEDEPCLGYILYAPPRAVPRAQRFPTGPVSADAVLLTSMGTEPGQVDGLPHSLLSQVVSELVRRGVRALEAFGRTEESAELLELDPEDVDPALRPAVEALGDCSFDQCMMSADFLIDAGFTVVAPHRYFPRLRLELDKGLGWKAEVEAALKQLLESAQLQQPVGAGAEVRG; encoded by the coding sequence GTGTCCGTTCGCATCAAGCCGCTGCGGCTCGACGGTTTCGAGCAGCTTCCCAAGCACGCCCGCCGATGTGTGTTCTGGGAGGTCGATCCGGCGACCCTGGACACCGGGCACTATCTGCCCGACCCCGAGTTCGAGAAGGAAGCGTGGCTCTCGATGGTCATGCTCGAGTGGGGATCGTGCGGTCAGGTCGCGGCCGCCGCACCCGCCGAGGGAGGTGACGCCGACGAGGACGAGCCGTGCCTGGGCTACATCCTCTACGCGCCGCCCCGCGCGGTTCCGCGGGCGCAGCGTTTCCCGACCGGACCGGTGAGTGCCGACGCCGTTCTGCTCACCTCGATGGGGACCGAGCCCGGCCAGGTCGACGGCCTGCCGCATTCGTTGCTCAGTCAAGTGGTCAGCGAACTGGTTCGTCGTGGCGTGCGCGCACTTGAGGCGTTCGGCCGCACGGAAGAGTCCGCGGAGCTCCTCGAGCTCGACCCCGAGGATGTCGACCCCGCGCTGCGGCCGGCCGTCGAGGCACTGGGGGACTGTTCGTTCGACCAGTGCATGATGTCGGCCGATTTTCTGATCGACGCCGGTTTCACCGTGGTCGCGCCGCACCGGTACTTCCCCCGGCTGCGCTTGGAACTCGACAAGGGCCTGGGCTGGAAAGCCGAGGTGGAGGCCGCGCTCAAGCAACTGCTCGAAAGCGCGCAACTTCAGCAGCCGGTCGGTGCCGGCGCGGAAGTTCGGGGATAG
- a CDS encoding N-acetylmuramoyl-L-alanine amidase — MSSLDHGAGDDASWHRAGPGDLLRRGDRAGAVVEIRAALAALGLLENPDEDLTTGRHVAADVFDADLDDAVRAFQQRRGLIVDGIVGEATYRALKEASYRLGARTLLHQFGAPMYGDDVATLQARLQDLGFYTALVDGYFGLQTHNALMSYQREYGLSADGICGPETLRSLYFLGSRVTGGSLHAIREEELVRRSGPRLSGKRIIIDPGRGGSDHGLITNGPDGPISEADILWDLASRLEGRMTAIGMETFLSRPSNRSPSDGERATTANSVGADLMISLRCETQPSPSPHGVASFYFGSSHGSVSTIGRNLADFVQREVVARTGLRDCRTHGRTWDLLRLTRMPTVQVDVGYISNPRDRAMLVTPQTRDSIAEGILAAVKRLYLLGKNDRPTGTFTFAELLAHERAVEQARPAL; from the coding sequence ATGTCGAGTCTGGACCACGGCGCCGGGGACGATGCCTCCTGGCACCGCGCCGGCCCTGGCGACCTGTTGCGCCGCGGTGACCGCGCCGGAGCTGTCGTCGAGATCAGGGCCGCGCTGGCGGCACTTGGTCTGTTGGAGAACCCGGACGAGGACCTCACCACCGGGCGGCACGTGGCCGCCGATGTGTTCGACGCCGACCTCGACGACGCGGTGCGTGCCTTTCAGCAGCGCCGCGGTCTGATCGTCGACGGAATCGTCGGCGAGGCCACCTACCGCGCCCTCAAGGAAGCGTCCTATCGGCTCGGCGCCCGCACACTGCTGCACCAGTTCGGTGCGCCGATGTACGGCGACGACGTGGCGACGCTGCAGGCCCGGTTACAGGACCTCGGCTTCTACACCGCCCTGGTCGACGGCTACTTCGGTCTTCAGACCCACAATGCGCTGATGTCGTATCAGCGCGAGTACGGTCTGTCCGCCGACGGTATCTGCGGCCCGGAAACGTTGCGCTCCTTGTACTTTCTGGGTTCGCGCGTCACCGGAGGCTCCCTGCACGCCATCCGCGAGGAGGAACTGGTCCGCCGTTCCGGCCCGCGACTCTCGGGTAAGCGCATCATTATCGATCCGGGTCGCGGCGGCAGCGATCACGGCCTGATCACCAACGGACCCGACGGTCCGATCAGTGAAGCAGATATCTTGTGGGACTTGGCAAGTCGGCTCGAAGGCAGGATGACCGCCATCGGCATGGAGACGTTCCTGTCACGGCCGTCCAACCGCAGCCCGTCCGATGGTGAGCGGGCCACCACCGCCAACTCCGTCGGCGCCGATCTGATGATCAGCCTGCGCTGCGAGACCCAGCCCAGCCCGTCGCCGCACGGCGTCGCCTCGTTCTACTTCGGCAGCTCGCACGGCTCGGTGTCGACTATCGGCCGCAACCTCGCCGACTTTGTTCAGCGAGAAGTCGTGGCGCGCACCGGTTTACGCGACTGCCGCACCCACGGACGCACCTGGGATCTGCTGCGGCTGACCCGGATGCCCACCGTGCAGGTCGACGTCGGCTACATCTCCAACCCGCGTGACCGCGCCATGCTGGTCACCCCGCAGACGCGGGACTCCATCGCCGAGGGCATCCTCGCCGCGGTCAAGCGGTTGTACCTGCTCGGCAAGAACGACCGGCCGACCGGAACCTTCACGTTCGCCGAACTGCTCGCACACGAACGTGCTGTGGAGCAGGCCCGCCCCGCCCTGTAG
- a CDS encoding ParA family protein has translation MWRELFESARHRGDRGTGGAGTGPTAADANSGEKKTMTVPPDGGRGNVSRETWKSTDEFDTPIGAAAERAMQVLHTATGRLPRPKHRRVFTVANQKGGVGKTTTAVNVAAALAVQGLKTLVIDLDPQGNASTALGIAERRSGTPSSYEVLLGEIPLQAAIRQSPHSDRLFCVPATIDLAGAEIELVSMVARENRLRTALATLDESDFDFVFIDCPPSLGLLTINALVAAPEVLIPIQCEYYALEGVSQLMNNIEMVRAHLNPRLRVSTVILTMYDGRTKLADQVATEVRRYFGDKVLQTVIPRSVKISEAPGYSMTIIDYDPGSRGAMSYLDASRELATRDPSAAGEAHA, from the coding sequence ATGTGGCGTGAGCTATTCGAGTCCGCCCGTCACCGTGGTGATCGCGGTACGGGGGGAGCGGGCACCGGGCCGACGGCGGCCGACGCGAACAGCGGAGAGAAGAAGACCATGACTGTGCCACCCGACGGGGGCCGCGGAAATGTTTCACGTGAAACATGGAAGTCGACTGACGAGTTCGATACTCCGATCGGCGCTGCGGCCGAGCGCGCGATGCAGGTGCTCCACACTGCCACGGGCCGGCTGCCGCGCCCGAAGCATCGCCGAGTCTTCACGGTGGCCAATCAGAAGGGTGGCGTCGGTAAGACGACCACGGCTGTCAACGTGGCCGCCGCCCTGGCCGTTCAGGGCCTCAAGACTCTCGTGATCGACCTCGACCCGCAGGGCAACGCCAGCACCGCCCTCGGTATCGCCGAGCGCCGGTCCGGCACCCCGTCGTCGTACGAAGTCCTCCTCGGCGAGATCCCGCTGCAAGCCGCCATCCGACAGAGCCCGCACAGTGACCGCCTGTTCTGCGTGCCGGCCACCATCGACCTGGCGGGCGCGGAGATCGAACTCGTCAGCATGGTGGCCCGGGAGAACCGGTTACGCACCGCCCTGGCCACCCTCGACGAGTCCGACTTCGATTTCGTGTTCATCGACTGCCCGCCCTCGCTGGGCCTGCTGACGATCAATGCTCTGGTCGCCGCACCGGAGGTGCTGATCCCCATCCAGTGCGAGTACTACGCACTCGAGGGCGTCTCGCAGCTGATGAACAACATCGAGATGGTGCGAGCCCACCTCAACCCGAGGCTGCGGGTCTCGACGGTCATCCTCACGATGTACGACGGCCGGACCAAGCTGGCCGACCAAGTCGCCACCGAGGTGCGCCGGTATTTCGGCGACAAGGTCCTGCAGACGGTCATCCCGCGTAGCGTCAAGATCTCGGAGGCTCCGGGCTACAGCATGACGATCATCGATTACGATCCCGGCTCACGGGGCGCGATGAGCTATCTCGATGCCAGTCGCGAACTCGCAACCCGGGACCCCTCGGCAGCAGGAGAGGCACACGCATGA
- the sigM gene encoding RNA polymerase sigma factor SigM: MTSFPRSDADLLAAHVAGDRYAFAELFGRHQRRLYRLARATTRTAEDADDALQDAMLAAHRGAASFRHDAAVGSWLHRIVVNACLDGLRRRRLPTASVPDADFGSVGDRTPQVDTAVTVRRALMRLPVGQRAAILAVDMHGYSVADAAALLGVAEGTIKSRCARARARLAALLDN, encoded by the coding sequence GTGACCAGCTTTCCCCGCAGTGACGCCGACCTGTTGGCTGCCCACGTCGCCGGCGACCGCTATGCGTTCGCCGAACTGTTCGGGCGCCACCAGCGCCGCCTCTACCGCCTGGCGCGGGCGACCACCCGCACCGCCGAGGACGCCGACGATGCGCTGCAGGACGCCATGCTGGCCGCCCACCGCGGGGCGGCCTCGTTCCGGCACGACGCCGCCGTCGGGAGCTGGTTGCATCGCATCGTCGTCAACGCCTGCCTGGACGGTCTGCGGCGGCGGCGACTGCCCACTGCGAGCGTCCCGGACGCCGATTTCGGGTCGGTCGGCGACCGCACCCCGCAGGTGGACACCGCGGTGACGGTGCGCCGGGCCCTGATGCGTCTTCCTGTCGGGCAGCGTGCGGCGATCTTGGCCGTCGACATGCACGGCTACTCGGTGGCTGACGCGGCCGCGCTGCTCGGCGTCGCCGAGGGCACGATCAAGAGCCGCTGCGCACGGGCCCGCGCCCGGCTGGCCGCTCTGCTCGACAACTGA
- a CDS encoding R3H domain-containing nucleic acid-binding protein, producing the protein MTDADTTELTDAAEDIDTDARPAKTEDLEERLVAEGEIAGDYLEELLDLLDFDGDIDLDVEGNRAVVSIDGGDDLAKLVGRKGEILDALQELTRLAVHQKTGERSRLMLDIANWRRQRREELTALGDKVARRVAENGGREELAPMTPFERKIVHDAVAAVDGVHSESEGVEPSRRVVVLKD; encoded by the coding sequence ATGACGGATGCGGACACCACTGAACTGACTGACGCTGCCGAAGATATCGACACCGACGCGCGGCCGGCCAAGACCGAAGACCTCGAAGAGCGCTTGGTCGCCGAGGGCGAGATCGCCGGCGACTATCTCGAGGAGCTGCTCGACCTGTTGGACTTCGACGGCGACATAGACCTCGACGTCGAGGGCAACCGGGCTGTCGTGAGCATCGACGGCGGTGACGACTTGGCCAAGCTCGTCGGACGCAAGGGCGAGATCCTCGACGCACTGCAGGAGCTGACCCGGCTGGCCGTGCACCAGAAGACCGGTGAGCGCAGCCGGCTGATGCTCGACATCGCCAACTGGCGGCGCCAGCGCCGCGAGGAGCTCACCGCCCTCGGGGACAAGGTTGCCCGCCGGGTGGCCGAGAACGGTGGCCGCGAGGAGCTCGCACCGATGACGCCGTTCGAGCGCAAGATCGTCCACGACGCGGTTGCCGCCGTCGACGGTGTGCACAGCGAGAGCGAAGGCGTCGAACCGTCTCGCCGCGTTGTCGTCCTGAAGGACTGA
- the yidC gene encoding membrane protein insertase YidC: MFNWFSLDFVYYPVSGIMWLWYKLFGLILGPTNFFAWALSVMFLVFTLRALLYKPFVRQIRTTRQMQELQPQIKALQKKYGKDRQRMALEMQKLQREHGFNPILGCLPMLAQIPVFLGLYHVLRSFNRTQGGFGQPKLSVELNRATGNYVFSPTDVGHFLDANLFGAPLGASMIQKTGLDAFTEFSRPAVVAVGVPLMIAAGIATYFNSRASVARQSPEAAANPQTAMMNKLALYVFPLGVVVGGPFLPIAIIIYWVSNNIWTFGQQHYVFGRIEKEEEAKKEEALARRAANAPAPGAKPTKPKKGGAATSNGTGDLTDEPTTAESEVADDGADTATKPGPTPGPTPRPGARPRKKKR, encoded by the coding sequence ATGTTTAATTGGTTCAGCCTCGACTTCGTCTATTACCCCGTGTCCGGGATCATGTGGCTCTGGTACAAGCTGTTCGGCTTGATCCTCGGCCCGACCAACTTCTTCGCCTGGGCGCTGTCGGTGATGTTCCTGGTGTTCACCCTGCGTGCTCTGCTCTACAAGCCGTTCGTCCGGCAGATCCGGACCACCCGCCAGATGCAGGAGCTGCAGCCCCAGATCAAGGCGCTGCAGAAGAAGTACGGCAAGGACCGCCAGCGCATGGCGCTGGAGATGCAGAAGCTGCAGCGCGAACACGGGTTCAACCCGATCCTCGGCTGCCTGCCGATGCTCGCCCAGATCCCGGTGTTCCTCGGCCTCTACCACGTACTGCGCTCGTTCAACCGGACACAGGGTGGTTTCGGCCAGCCCAAGCTTTCTGTCGAACTTAATCGCGCTACTGGCAATTACGTGTTCAGCCCAACCGACGTAGGGCACTTCCTGGACGCCAACCTCTTCGGTGCTCCGCTGGGCGCCAGCATGATCCAGAAGACCGGCTTGGACGCGTTCACCGAATTCAGCCGGCCCGCCGTGGTTGCCGTCGGTGTGCCGCTCATGATCGCCGCCGGTATCGCGACCTACTTCAACAGCCGTGCCTCGGTGGCGCGCCAGAGTCCGGAAGCCGCGGCCAACCCGCAGACCGCGATGATGAACAAGCTCGCGCTCTACGTCTTCCCGCTCGGCGTCGTAGTCGGCGGACCCTTCCTGCCGATCGCGATCATCATCTACTGGGTGTCCAACAACATCTGGACCTTCGGCCAGCAGCACTACGTGTTCGGCCGGATCGAGAAGGAAGAAGAAGCCAAGAAGGAAGAAGCGCTGGCGCGTCGGGCGGCCAACGCCCCGGCGCCGGGTGCCAAGCCGACGAAGCCCAAGAAGGGCGGAGCGGCGACGAGCAACGGAACGGGCGACCTCACCGACGAGCCGACTACCGCCGAGTCGGAGGTGGCTGACGACGGCGCCGACACCGCGACAAAGCCAGGGCCAACCCCGGGGCCGACTCCACGGCCCGGTGCGCGCCCCAGGAAGAAGAAACGTTGA
- the trxB gene encoding thioredoxin-disulfide reductase, which translates to MNATPTVHDVIVIGSGPAGYTAAIYTARAQLEPLVFEGTSFGGALMTTTEVENFPGFRAGITGPELMDEMREQALRFGADLRMEDVEAVSLDGPVKEVVTSDGEKHLARAVILAMGAAARYLGVPGEQELLGRGVSACATCDGFFFKDQDIAVIGGGDSAMEEATFLTRFARSVTLVHRREEFRASKIMLERARENDKITFLTNTAVLAVEGDTTVKGLRVRDVISGEESTLPVTGVFVAIGHDPRSELVRGAVDLDPDGYVLVQGRTTSTSLDGVFAAGDLVDRTYRQAITAAGSGCSAAIDAERWLAEAHESGSTDTSEMIGAQR; encoded by the coding sequence ATGAACGCCACCCCTACCGTGCATGACGTCATCGTCATCGGATCGGGCCCCGCTGGCTACACCGCCGCCATCTACACCGCGCGCGCCCAGCTCGAGCCCCTGGTCTTCGAAGGAACCTCCTTCGGCGGCGCATTGATGACCACCACCGAGGTGGAGAACTTTCCCGGCTTCCGCGCAGGGATCACCGGCCCGGAGCTGATGGACGAGATGCGGGAACAAGCGCTGCGATTCGGCGCCGACCTGCGCATGGAGGACGTCGAGGCGGTCTCCCTGGACGGCCCGGTCAAAGAGGTCGTGACCTCCGACGGCGAGAAGCACCTCGCCCGCGCGGTCATCCTGGCGATGGGTGCCGCCGCCCGCTATCTGGGCGTTCCCGGCGAGCAGGAGCTGCTCGGCCGCGGCGTGAGCGCCTGCGCCACCTGCGACGGCTTCTTCTTCAAGGACCAGGACATCGCCGTCATCGGCGGCGGTGACTCGGCGATGGAGGAGGCCACCTTCCTGACCCGTTTCGCGCGCAGCGTCACCCTGGTGCATCGCCGCGAGGAGTTCCGAGCCTCCAAGATCATGCTGGAACGCGCGCGCGAGAACGACAAGATCACCTTCCTGACCAACACCGCGGTGCTCGCCGTCGAAGGTGACACCACGGTCAAGGGACTGCGGGTGCGCGACGTCATCAGCGGCGAGGAGTCCACCCTGCCCGTCACCGGTGTGTTCGTCGCCATCGGCCACGATCCGCGTTCGGAACTGGTGCGCGGCGCCGTCGACCTCGACCCCGACGGATACGTCCTGGTGCAGGGCCGCACCACCTCGACCTCACTGGACGGCGTCTTTGCCGCCGGTGACCTCGTGGACCGCACCTACCGCCAGGCGATCACCGCCGCGGGCAGCGGCTGTTCGGCGGCCATCGACGCCGAGCGCTGGCTGGCCGAGGCACACGAATCAGGCAGCACCGATACCTCCGAGATGATTGGGGCACAACGATGA